From the Trifolium pratense cultivar HEN17-A07 linkage group LG4, ARS_RC_1.1, whole genome shotgun sequence genome, the window agataatattaagattttaacaaagattgaaaacattttcttagagtgccacatcatcccAATGAAGGCTTCAGAGCaaattcaaccttccttttactagtagataaataaaaagatgtatccaaaaataaatcaattctatttaactcaattttatcaaaatcaattatgtcaaactcaattctgttaAAATCAATTCTTCTCGATGCAGAACCAAACATTCACAAAGTGTTACGCAGAGCATAAAATGAATTTAAGAAAAGAAAGGGGTAAACACGAAGTAAAGTAAACCTTTAGTCGCCGATACTCTCTCTttcattctttttctcttcCGTCAAAACCGAATGCTGCTTTCTTCTTCTTCGATATATTTCTCTCAAACCACCAACAACCATGACTAGCTCCTCAAATTCCTCTCGCAAggtttctctcttttttttcaattttcattatcTTTCCATCGTTGTAATTtcgaatttttgtttttgtttgtcaGACTCTGAGTAAGATTGCCTGCAATAGGCTTCAGAAAGAACTCGTCGAGTGGCAGGCTAATCCTCCTACTGGTTTCAACTACAAAGTTAGCGATAATCTTCAAAGGTAATCGATTTTAAATTCATGTTTtgctttgtttttattttaattctcGAAATTGGTGAAATGGGTTTTGTTATAACGTGTTTTGAACTGTTTTCCCCTtttcaagttttgttttttcGATTAGGTTTGTTGATTTTTTGGTTAGTTGTGTTATTTTGATATCAAATTGGGTAAATTGGATTGTTGATACAGTTTAAATGTTTGGTTAATTATGTTTAGTGGATGATTAATGAATATAACATGGTTTTGTGATGCATTAACCGTCTATCAAACAAGTATAACCACGATCTTGAACGTAACCACCGGTTAGTCACGCCCGAACAATTTCCAAGTGTATATTTGAATACAAAATCATTGGCTGATGAATATCATCATGTATATTTGGATGATTAAtggataaaatttatatttgaacaCAATTTGGATGATTAATAGGTGTATGTATATTTGATCACATGGAAATTGTGGTTAGTGACATTCAAAATTATAGTTAATTGTGTTCACTTGGTGATTAATTAGTTCCGTCACTTtgttaaatttattaactttccACTGAACATGATTAATCACATATTCAAACTGTGTTAACTATCCAAATTGATGTTGAAATTTGATGTCAATTTTGTGTGTCtaaatatcatttttcttttggtaactaaaggtttgttattttgattctcaaagGTGGGTTATTGAAGTGATTGGAGCTCCTGGGACACTTTATGCTAATGAAACCTACAAGCTTCAGGTTGATTTCCCGGAGCATTATCCAATGGAAGCTCCACAGGTTGTTAATTTAGCCATTGGATTAAGGGTTTTCTTTACTGTTTCACCATTTCGTGGTAGTTTTCCTCTGACTTCTGTTGTGGATGGTTATTCACAGGTCATATTTATGAATCCGGCCCCAATGCATCCCCATATCTATAGCAACGGCCATATTTGTTTAGGTATGCCGTTTACTCTTTTGTTTTAAGGGAGAACAAATCCTTAGAGGTCACAGTTGTGTGTCAATAATAACATCTTATTACAAATAGAGTTTAAATggagtgtaaaataattttacactgacttCCAATCTAAGTCCACTATTTTGTGACAGAAATCCACTACTGTAATTTCAACttgaaattaataatatgaAGTCACTGTAAAATAGTGAGCTATCATTGAATGTCACTGAAATTTATTTACATTAACAATACATGTCCATTGAAGTCAATTAaatatcaacaaatttaatgGGATCCCAAATTTAAATAAAGTATGTCCATTAACTCAAATTGATTTACATTGACAACATTTTATTGCAGGTTTTTAGTATTTGTTGGTGTTTATTGGTTTGTTTATATTAGCTTTTCCACCATTCATATTCCGACACTTTATTTACTGTTATTGTCTGATGACTATTTCATCATTGTTCATTACTGTCAGTTTCACTTGAAGTCATcatcatattcacatttattatATCTTGCTAAAAACTTGTTGAAAGCTTGACAAAAACTTTGAGTGGAAATACAAGACATGCTAGGACTAGGAATGAAAGCATTAGAAGGAGAGAGTTGGGGTAGCACTTATTGTATAAAAGATTGTTGAATCTCAATTTAGGAGGTTTGGGCATGTGTGAAGGAGACCGTAGATTCAGTAGTAAGGAGAGTGAGTAGATCAGATAGAGGGTAACCCAATTGATAGAGGCAAAGGAAGGTCAAGCAAATATGTAGGTTAAACTATTAAGAAAGACCTTTAGGTAAATGACATtatggtgtcatttgatccatATAGTCAGCCTTAGAAGGAGATATTAAAGCTCTGATAGTCTGTCGTGCACGAGGAATAATTGAAAGCTTGCATTTCTTCAAATGAGCTTTTCTTTACGTTTCTATGCCTGAAAATCTTGTTtgcaattttcaaaatatttaaacaattaaCATCATAGTAATACTAGTATCTTTGGTGCTACAAGGTCTAACTTTGGAGATATTATTATGTGTTGTTAGATTGATAAACCCAACTTcctaaattatttgtattttaattttaaagcaCAAATCTAGTTTCTTGTCACAAGTTATGTTTTTATTAGCTGGGTATATTACTGTCAGAAACCATAAAAAATTCTGGATTTTGGCTTTTAGTTACTTCTCTTGTTTTCTCCGTTTCTACATATCCTATTCTGGGAGCTAAGGAATGGTAGTCGAATTTTTTTAAACCTTTCTAAATGAAATATGGATGTTTCTATTAAAGATACTTTCCATGGTTAGTCAAGATTCATCAAACGGCATTcgtcttgtttttttttttttttttgcttattagACAAATTTTAGTGAAGAGTTTCTATCTGTAATATTTCTAATATTGAGAAGTATTAATATTAAGAAGGGTAACAACAGAAAATGGGAATGAAAGTAAGGAGTGCATTGTTAGTGATATTTCCTTTGTTCATTGAATCCCTTTTCATCTAGAGATTGATAAGTTGAGTCAgtcagtttatttttttatggtagCATGTAGTGCGGACAGGACAGAGTATCTTGTTTCGAAAATAATTCTCTTGGTTAATAGTGGAGAAGGAAATTGAGAACCATTAAGTTTTGTTTCCCATTACTTGGTAGTATCTATCAgtgaaatatataaaatactTCAGCTTTAACCGTTCTGTTTTGTATATTTGATGATTGAGGATATTTACCTTGCGTAATAGATAATATTCTCATCTGTGTGTTTGATTATATTGCAAGTGTAGATCACTCAAATTTCATTGATTTTTATGTGTGTTATACCAGAAGGTAgccaaaaattaataataaattaataatgattGATTAGGGTCTGCTTTTGGTGGTGAGCTGACATTTGATACGCGTTATGAAATTATGCAGATATATTATATGATTCATGGTCCCCAGCCATGACTGTTAGTTCTGTATGCATCAGTATTCTCTCAATGCTTTCAAGCTCAACTGTAAAGGTGTGAATCTATTCTACATATTTTGTCCTTTTGTATTTCACATAATTTCAGTATATATTGATACACATGCTTTCATGTGTGTGCATCTTTTGGTGTGATATATCATCCAAAGGAAACTTCTATATCGATTTACTTAACAACTCTGTCTTGATCTCTTCTGCAGCAACGCCCTGAAGATAATGACCGATATGTAAAGAACTGTAGAAATGGCAGATCTCCCAAGGAGACAAGGTGGTGGTTCCATGATGATAAAGTATAATAACTGGTAATAAATTCATAAAACTAGAATAGAGGATTATCCGTTCAAAAAGGATTAATATGAAGTGGAGAAAGGCATTTTTGAGAAACTTGGATGCCTTTAAACGCTTAACAATTCTCCTGTAAATTGGAATTACCCCTCATTTGATCACATGAGGAAGCAAACTCAGAATATTGTGTTTAACTTGCATGTCTGATAACTGTTCCTTTTTATTGCTTTTCTTTCTAATGATTTTCTGTCATGTGCGTCTTTTGTGCGTGCACACACATTTGAATTGATAGAATATTGCTGTTTCCTAATCTAAGTAGCAGTATGGTAAATAACTGTTTTTTATATCCTTTATCATATGGCTGATGCGATAGAATGGTCCATACATGGCTGAAGGGTGTAATATGCATGCATTTGAGTTGTCCCAtttactacttaagtagtgcATAAATCAGTGAACTCATTTCTCTCTCTCCTCGATCCTTTCCCAGCCCTCATCACTCTCGGTTCGCTCCCTCACCACCCCAGTGAAACCCACTGCTCTGAATCTGATGTTCCGTCTGTAGAAGAAAAATTAGAACAGCCAAAACTAACCACGGTTTAGGGTGAGAGTTCAATGCTGATGACTTAAAATTACATTCTTGTagttttacttttctttttttaactgTCGTCTGTCATGCTTCTGTAAAACCGTCCatgcttaatttttatttttttggtattatacATAATTaattgaggtttttttttttttttgacaaaattaattgaGGTTTGTATTAGAGAAAAGTGATTTGATTCTATCATTCACCACCGGTCACCATAGGTAATGAACAATACAcaaccaatttatttatttatttttttgaaaacttggtatccaaGAGGACCAATCCTACCGCTCACATGCGGGGGGACCCTATTTAATGCCAGAGTTTTTTACTCTGTATGGACCAGCCCatcgaaattggcaccagaggaAATCAAacatgagaccttgagaggCGTGTAGAGTCAGTATTATATTCTTTCAACTAAAAATTGTGCAGTCAAAGGGAGGGTGATGTTTGCCTCTAGGAGTGTTGCAAAGTTTGGCATAGTTTGAAATCCATTTTTCACTTCCATTACGACCAAGAAATAGAGAAAAACCCCAAGCACCTTGGAGAATGTATTGTTCTCCATCTTTAGATTTATGTAGAAATGAcctcccgaaccagattaaactggtggtgaaagtaaaaaaaaaatgataaactcGTAAAACTAAGATAATCCAACATAATTAATGTTTAACGAATAACCAGGTTGAATATAATTTTCGTCATTAAAACTATTAAAATGAGAACATGTTTGGAACTGCGGTAAAATGTGAAGCTGCTACTTGAAGCATTTATTATTACAACAACAATGGCTAATGTATAGAGAAGCATTGTAATTGAAGAATTGATCTAGTTGTGTTTTTTCAATCCCAGCATGTGAAGTACTAATCCAAAGTAGTTCAATCTGTATGCCAATCTGATAAATTCTAGCTTGAACTTATTCCATGGAGGATACCTTGGCTCAATCTCAAGGCAAAGATGTCTATGCATTACAGCTTTTTCATGGCTGAATGTGTCAAATGAGTATTTCCCATGGTACCTCCCAAAACCACTCTGTCCAACACCTCCAAATGGTAGTGTATCACATAAAAACTGCACATAGAATAACATGACATTAATAATTACTAAAGagtgttacattttttttttgtattaaccctcTGATTCCCAAGGGAATGAGTCCCTTGTAATTCAGAGTTCAgtcgcgaggtaagtaaagtctaatCAAGATTTGTTCccaccaggaatcgaactcgagttctcccgaacgattcgtcctagagggagctcattaaccagGAATGAAACATTTCTGATATACTAAAACAACGGTTATTTTGGACCAGAGGAATAAACTGTATAGACATCTTTTACATTATTCTTGGctttataacatgaaaattaAGTGAGGTTAAGAGAAGCATTACTTGAACAAGTGTGTCATTAAATATGACACTTCCAGAGGAAGTTTCTGCTACAATCTTTCTCTTGAAAGTATCATCTTTGGTGAATGCATAAATGGTAAGAGGTTTTGGCCTTGAGTTTATAAATCCAATACTTTCCTGAATTTTATTCACCTGTATAAATGGCAAAGTTAATACAATGAGATAAATCACATTGTATGGGAGAATGTGAACATAAAAAAGGAATTGCTGATTCTCACTGTGATCACTGGTAGTAGAGGACCAAAGATTTCTTCTGTCATGATTTCAGCATCTAGTGGTGGATCTAACAAGATTGTTGGCTCAATAAACCTGACAAAGTTGTAAGAAACTGATTAATTTGACTACTATTCACTTCAATTGTTTTGTTCGTATTTGGATTGGTGGTGAGTTTGATACAATTACGGCGTGTCACCATAATTTCTGTAAAAGTTGCattttacaacaaaattatGATGTCACTGTAATTTTGTTAAACTCATCGTAATTCCTAACATGCACTTCGTTTAAGAAGGTTAGTGATTATAGGAAGAGACTAATATTACAGGTTTGTTTCATCAATTGAACCACCATGAACTATTGAAGCAGCAACAAGAGGGTCTTTAAGAAGGTTACATAATCTCTCAAAGTGCTGTTTGTTTATTATTCTTGATAGTACCCTTGACTCTACCATGTTGTCACCATAAAATTTTCTTATGAACTTCTTTAATAGTTCTATCTAgaacaaaaaaccaaaaaagttACTATtagaaaattattaaaactttAGAATAAATAACAGCTTAAATAATGTACAATGTATATACCACTTCAGATGAGTATTTCTCCTCAACAAGCAAATAATCGATTCCTATACATGCTTGTCCACTACAGATTCCCCATTTTGCTCCTACTATTCTTTTCACTGCCATCTTGGTAAAAAGGAAATTAAATTAGACCTTGAACTTCGATAATGTGACGTGCATAATAAGCAAGGTTTTGAACTACGGCGTGTTCCGATTTTAATATTGcaaataattataatcataGATTGTCGAGGTGACCACAATTGTGGTTACAGATACATTAAAAATCTTGATGTCGCAGCTACAATTGCGgccatgaattttttaaaaaaactttggtACTAGTAACACTTATTTGAAGTACCTTAAAATCTGAAGGATTGGAAAGGTGATCAAATATAGCAGGGCATTTTCCTCCTAGCTCTAAAGTAACAGGAGTTAAATTCCTTGCAGCAGAAGTCATTACTATTCTTGCGACACGTGGACTTCCTAAAATGTCATACACATTTGCAAAAAACCGTCAAGCAAAAGGAAATGAATTCGGATTGTCTGCAGTCAGCACTTTCACGCATTTACGCAGCCAGCATGTGAATGGTTGTTGAATTGAGACCGAACAGTTCAAATTTCAATACagatttcaatttttaatgaaattcGAAGGAAATAATACCGGTGAAGAATATTTTGTCCCATTTATGTAGCAATATTTGTTCACAGACATCTCCACCACCTTCAATGACCTTTATGGCATTAGTGTCCAAGTATTGAGGAAGGGTATTTGCAAGAAAAGAAGAGCATGCTGGAGCTTGGTCTGATGGCTTAATGACTACAACATTTCCAGCAGATATTGCTCCAATTATTGGATCCAATGCTAACACTGCATACAGTATATGTATTAGCATTTTTAAgcttattattttaaaacatcaTCAAAGCATTCTAGAGCTTATATTCAATAGTTGATTAGTacttaaaaattattcaaaactcTAACGAAAATCAGTGGCGCTCCTCGAAAGTAAGTGCACAGTCGTATATATATCCTTACTATTGAGACGATAAGTTGATCGGTGAAATTGGTACTAATTAAGTCATCGTCACAACCATGAAAACGAGGAGGACTGTCATTTTCCATTTTTAGAAGACAAAAGTGTGTCGTTGGAGTTTTAAACGATTTTCAAATATCAGTTCACATTCGTAGAATTTGCCATAAACAAATAATTGGGTAGGAAATTGTTTTGACTTACTGATTGGAAAGTTccaagaagaaaaaatgagaaCTACACCAAGTGGTTCTGGCAATACCTCTCCTTTTGCTGGGAAGAAAAGAAGAGGGATATTGCTCTGCAATAGGGAGAATAAGTTAATAGTTAGACATAATGATCCAACAACATAAGTGGTGAAAAATCTGCTAAAAAACAGTGACCAGAACATGTAACAGTTATTGTAAGAAAAAATGCAACAGTTATGAGTCATTGTACAATATAGACAAAATGGTAGATGAATATAGTAATGGGAACATAACCAACCATTCCAAAAATATAGAAAGCTCACATTTATTTTGTATAGTGTCACTTTTAATAACTGTGTAGAATATGACAAATTCATAAAAGTCTAACATTATtacctatttttatgtataatatgatattttaattaaaaaaaatgtataacatgatatttaaaatatatgaagCTATTTTTAAGCTTGATAATATAAGATTTGACTGTTATTCATACTATATACCATATTCAGATTACtaagctctttttttttttgttaagtagtttaAATTGCTAGAACTTCACATTTCAAGGTGAATAAATAGAAGTACCagagttttgtcaaaaaaaaaataaaaatagaagtaCCAGAGTTCAAATCCCGATCTCTGCATATTATATGCAACTGAGTTATATTCACATGGACCAGATTACTAAGCTT encodes:
- the LOC123920659 gene encoding probable ubiquitin-conjugating enzyme E2 16, coding for MTSSSNSSRKTLSKIACNRLQKELVEWQANPPTGFNYKVSDNLQRWVIEVIGAPGTLYANETYKLQVDFPEHYPMEAPQVIFMNPAPMHPHIYSNGHICLDILYDSWSPAMTVSSVCISILSMLSSSTVKQRPEDNDRYVKNCRNGRSPKETRWWFHDDKV
- the LOC123920658 gene encoding aldehyde dehydrogenase family 3 member F1 gives rise to the protein MNNNSLELEETVKELGQYFKTGKTKSVTWRKNQLQAILNLVRENEDAISKALYQDLGKHPVEAYRDELGGVEKSAQNSLDSVEKWMAPTKSNIPLLFFPAKGEVLPEPLGVVLIFSSWNFPIMLALDPIIGAISAGNVVVIKPSDQAPACSSFLANTLPQYLDTNAIKVIEGGGDVCEQILLHKWDKIFFTGSPRVARIVMTSAARNLTPVTLELGGKCPAIFDHLSNPSDFKMAVKRIVGAKWGICSGQACIGIDYLLVEEKYSSEVIELLKKFIRKFYGDNMVESRVLSRIINKQHFERLCNLLKDPLVAASIVHGGSIDETNLFIEPTILLDPPLDAEIMTEEIFGPLLPVITVNKIQESIGFINSRPKPLTIYAFTKDDTFKRKIVAETSSGSVIFNDTLVQFLCDTLPFGGVGQSGFGRYHGKYSFDTFSHEKAVMHRHLCLEIEPRYPPWNKFKLEFIRLAYRLNYFGLVLHMLGLKKHN